AGGGGGTCCTAAATATTTAGTCAACcccttatttcaaaattctggCTACGCGCTACTGTGCAGATAGCGTAACAAAGGAAAGTCTCGGCAAAATAGCATGACACCACttcaattgtttttttattttcattatttataccTAAATATTGTATATTTACCACTCTGACACTCGTTACTTCCATCCTAAGAAGAGGTGACATGTTCTGTTATATGAAAATTGTAGGACCTATTATGCTGTCTACTGATGTGTACATAATTATTTAGTTGACTTCTGATGCCGGCGCTTCACTTTCGCCGAGTTGATACAAATAACAACGAACGCAAGAATGTGGATGATAACCATGCAACCGCTCACCTTCGCTCTGATTTATGTCGATTGGAGATGCTGGGCATTCGACGAGAGTGTAGCGGAggcatcaaaataataattggcacaattattgttgaagttattaatttataacttTTGTTTTTATAGGTGTGGCTTGTGATGAAGAATTGTCGAAAATGGCGTTGGCGGATGAAGACAAACTGTTCACCAAATTCCAGAAACGGATCAAGTCACAGTCGGATCAGGTGATTCGCTATGAACGATGCGGAGATCCTTTGTGGGTGACAAGTCAGAATATTCCTGCAATGGAAGAAGTTCCAAATTGTCAATATTGTGGCGGAAAGCGAGTTTTCGAGTTTCAGGTAAATAAATCTGGCCAGATtcataaaaattcatatttcatgTATTTTCAAAGGGAAtcgtttgaattttttttttttgaatcaacattttctttttctttatttcgCAATATTATTGCCACTCAACAAATTATAAGTTTTACTCAAATTGCAACCGagtatattgtttttcaaaataggCGACCTATATTTGAAGTTGAACTCTTATAGGGtaaactcaataatattattatttcaaagtaGTATGAATCGCGGTACTTACAAGGTTGGAAGAAGTATCTACTTCAACATACCGTGGtatagataatagataaatattaatatgaaggcaaggaaagtagtgtgagtgtcCCACACTAGATTTTTCTATAGTCCATGCAAACCTTAGTTTATGTTATTTCAAGACAACAATAGGAGCACACTTTTGCTGATTTTTTATGTTGATGCTGTCAAAAAGGTTTACGCTCTCTTTTTCGCTCTTTCTCACACAATTAGCTCACAGACTCTCTGGATTCTGTGAAATCTGGCAGCACTGTACTCCATAATTGCAATGCtgcaaactaaggtttgcaTAGACTATAGAAGCATTTTATTTAGGGTCAaaccacatgaagcgttttttaGATAAGTCGGCAGGGCAGGGTGGGAGCTccccgattggctgattatcaacTGATTCTCGAacctaatcagccaatcggagagtttCCTTCCCTGCCCACTCGTCTGAAAAGCGCcacatgtggcttggcccttattgTTTGCTTTAACAACTTTATACGCTCTATATAGGTCTATTCCCGATGGCTGCTGGAAGTTTATTTGTTCATCTACCACAGACAAAAGAGGTTGATAATTAAGCATGGTTTCTTCTTTTACCTTAgtgaatcatcatcatcgttaTTGAAGTGCCTGATTGTGTTTGTCATGAGGCAGACTGCTGTAATGTTATTGTATATTATGTGTTACATAACAGGTGATGACAGTGGTGACAGGCTCCCTAAACTCATATCGTGATTGTCACACTGCTTCCAGTCACTATTACTGTTGTAAATGCGAGAACCTCGCAAATAAAGTCAAGAGACAACGTCAacgaatgtaaataaataaacagtacCTGACTGTTACCTAAtactataatattcataatactCTAATCTCCGACAAGAAGGTGAATCAAGAAACactcatttttctctcaaaGAACTCGTCCAGCTTATAAAGTGGGTTTTGTACCAGCCAAACATACATCTTTGCCTTGAATATATTGAGAGGCGCAGTTCGGAGTTCAGGTGGCAGCTTATTAATGATCATGTCATACGACATGTAGGCTACAAGTTGAATGCAATCTCAAAACAATTTCAGTAACTCAATAGTCTGAAATCCACCTTTAGAAATTAGAAGTAATCAGAGCTCTCTAAAATAgcatatttttgttgaattagtGTTTTTGATCAATTAAACACCAGATTTTCAATATTTGGGTGCAAACTGTTTGCAATACcttaaaattgaaaacactATTCATcccttgaataattaatttccaTGTCCTTGAATGTTGACTCCACTATACACTGTGTAACGTAACGTTTCACATGCACGATACGCCAAAAACCTGAACGTCACTTCAAACgcaggtgtgtgtgtgtgtgtgtgtgtgtgtgttcttTTAGTCGTACACCCGGTTGCTGTCTGGTAACTTTTAATCCCgtttaaatgccacgagaaccaattagagaatccttcttctcagaaaaacctctgattggttctcgtggagttTAATCATGATTACAATTTGacaggcttttgtacaaccgggccaTATActattggattttattgaaattcttattgtaaacattttcttgaaaaactgTATCACTTTCAGATCATGCCTCAACTTCTGTGCTTCTTGAAAGCTGATACGATCCCTGGCTGTGAATCattggattggggtacagtggCTATTTTTACTTGTGAATCCAGTTGTGGCAGCGACCAGTCGCAAAATGCATATAAGCAGGAATTTGCTCTAAAACAGGATTACACtgtttaatgaaaatataaatggaTATGATACGGTATAGATTTAGTTTTATTTCTCTTCCTCATAAAAACCGTCATTTATTAAGACTTACTTCTGGTTGATACTGATAACATGAGCCCCATAAGGAATGAGCTTAGTCATGATGACACTGCCATGTGAAGCCCCGGCCACACTGGAACACGATATTTCCCGGCCACCCCCTACTCACGTCCGATATTTCTGAGGGGTGGTGGTGGGACATATCACATGACACATTATGTGTGGTATGCACCATTCTAAGCCGTTGTCATCTGAAATCAGATCGGAACTCTGCATGATAAGTGTGGCGCGGGCTTGACACTTCAGAAGTCCAATTAATACAGCAAACGTCGCTTAGCACTTGACTCAGTTAAGTTCGGCCAGACATGCAGGTTATGGTTCAACTGGGGGCAACTATACCAGAATCTTTCAACCACTTTTGTCTTAACTATGTGTTACACTTTGTTTTGCCGACCCAGTTGAACTGTAAAGGTGAAATTCCGTAGAGGCGTCTCGAGACGCGAGGTTAGAGCCGTCTTGGCTAGAGCACATATAtcctataaattcattagattcgGATTCGATGAAATACATTAGGTATGAATTATTGTAAAAGCAATATAGTAGCCAACACTTCTAATTCATCCGTCGTCACATAAAAATCCAATAAGTCATCGAATCTGATGTATTTAGGTGTGCTCTAGCTTTAACGACACGTCTCGAGCCGCCTGCTTATGGCCGCTCGACACTCCTCTAATAAATTGCACATTTACTtgtaaggctggccactaacatGAGTAGAACATGTATGATGCACGATCGATAAACTCGACATACATTATTGAATCACTGCAAAAGTCTTCGAGCAAAGTTTTTTAGGTTAgatttttgtagttttttttgctgctctatttgaggttaaattatttttgtatcatcattataatttgtaacattccagtagtttatttattggttgtttattttatgtgaGAAGCCactcgctgatgacaaaacaagcatgatgaacatgtgtgttcaTGATAGACATgcatgcatgtcctaccgttagtggccagcctaatgTGAACGGCTGGCCTCAACTGTACAGATATGACTATCCTATACAAAATTAAAGTTTTACAAATTTCCTATAATGTTCATCCCACAACTTTGTAATGACATTATTTCATCCAACTTTTATCTCTTTCAGGGCTAATAACTCTCCAACCATTCATCCTAACGATGAATGCTTACCATAGGTTtctagagcattaaattctctcaaatttgatgtattatttcactagttcatgtttccttccattgttatagcagctttaatATGggtgaatttttcaattttgcaacaatagatcatttgaaaaataaatttatttaaaggAATGTCTGGatcacaatttttgactctgcTATGCAGCTAAATTGAGACTAGTCATAAAATTGAGGTAAAAATAGCAAAAGTGCGCACCTCTAACCCTCTGCTAAAGGCGTGGAACCACTAAGTTggcaattgaaaatttcacacccACACAATGACGCCGGGTCAATTTAGACCCGGTTTCTAGAACACTTATTAAACCTATGGATTCATTATAGATTTAACAAGTGTCCTCGAAACCGGCCCATTGAAATTAGCTGCTCTACCAGAGCTGAAGCATGATCCCCTAATATTCTTACCTGTTGTATTCCATTATTATATAGTTACTGATTTAACAAACTTATTTGAATCAAATAAGGTATGAGGaggattgaataaataagacTACATTGGCAGAATGGAAACCTTTAATTTAGAATAGAAGTAGAATGTATGACAACCTGAATAGtatcaagaataaattaaaaatacaataaataatggttaaaaaatttcaagtgaacaAGATACATTAGTGCAGTTGACAATAATTCGTTGAAATAATTACTAAAGGACGTTGGAATTATTCTTAACATTTTcataaagaataaatataaaaaacaaactACCGTATAGGAAATAAAGCTTATTTACGATTCAGTtcataaagaataaatatcaaaaacacaaCTACCGTATAGGAAAGAAAGCTTATTATTATACGATTCAGTTGTGATGTACGagtattcaaactaatgtagtGAATGCAAGATCAACATATAATTATTGATGGAtgcgaaatttgaaaaaataatattaatgaaagtATACTTCATAAGAATGGAatggaaatattgaaatttcaaaacttatattatttaatttttccacAATTATAATGgagcaatttaaaaataaacttataaaattCTCATTGTAGATAATTAAATCTAGTCTCAATTTTTGGGATTTTCTCCAacttgaatttagttggtttttGTTACAGGAAATAACAGCTAGTAGCTAATAAGTACCTCGAGGTCGTAAATAGATaatatctgataaattcaacaGAATCTACGTAAATCAaaaagtgtgtgtgagagagatcgattttaaGACGTGCTAGGTCTTGATAGACCTATTGCACTAAACAGCATTGGAATTGAGAGAGAACatcagagtgagagagatacgGAAGACAAGATAATAAGATTATGGAAGCTGGAAAATACAGACAAATTCcttgaatttcacaatatcaaaataagaattttgcaagtttccattctatttttcacaatattttttcaacaaaaattattacCATTTAAAAGTAAATGAATTCAAACTTGGAAGGGttaaaaagtgtttgaaatttgctCAAATAAATTAACAGTAATTCCCGGTTCCCGGAGgagacaaaaaataaaactacataaaataaaaacagaGAAATTTGTtcttaatgaaataaaaaatacactggacaaaattaaaatcaaatttgaattcatttaaaataaataagtaagatgttactaattttttttttttttggtgacccactgaaatatatttttgcaCTTTGAAAAGTTTTCCTCGAGAAGAAATGCATtaaatttcaagaataaattaacCTCATGAGAGGTTAATTTATCAGTTTCATAACAATTatttagaaaatgaaaatatagtaAATCAGAGAAAAAATTCTGATATTTCAGTGGATCTAATTACAACTAATAGATTTGATcatttatttcaaagttttagttattgattcaatttataaGTTGTggttgtttttcaattttgaataatttgagcGATCCCATGTCATTTTTGTTCAGttgtttttaaattatcaatcaaggttaaaaaaacaatttgtagagttgaaaaaattgtcagttcaaacttcaaaatagaatatttataaCATTGTTTTACAACCACAACAGAAGGCAcacttatttttattatatttatttaattatcaaatttttaaaCGATCGAAGTAAATCACAACATGATGAATTGCTTATCATTCATTACCCTCAtgatctttattttttcaattaactgAAATAAAAGGGGATCGCAACGCTAGTCTTGCAGTTGTAGTGTGGAGACCAACAAACAAGACCACATGACATGGCTAGCTGCATTCTCATGGCTAAGCCTTACTTACAGCAATCTCACTCTTCCATCTCTGCTTGCATACCCTTCACAACACTGCATAGAGAAGCAAAGCAAAAGATGGAAGAGTCGAAAATATTCGGTAGCTGCTGTCACTACCGAATAAAAGGATCTCTGTGATGATAAATCGTGCAATTCCACGTGGTACTGGTACCAGAGAACTTCACgaaaacataaataacataTTCAGACTCACTCATTCATACACTTCATTTTCGACTGAGTTTCTTTGAACTATGTTGTTGAGAGACTTGACTCGACGTTCACTTTCACTTTCGTTGCACGACACTTTTCACTCACATCGGAGTCGATGCTTGCTCTTCTTGTCTGCTGACTAAAtccatgaaaaaataaattctctTCTTTTATTTCACAGCTAGAAAGTCTTGTGCTACAATATACCTCATATTACGTACGAATCATTTCTAATAACAGTATGCTTATATACTCTTTACAAGAAACTAAGatataatatttacaatatttttgaaaccATACTGTGGAGCTGAACATAAGCGCGTGTACATGTTCCACTGGTTTCAACATGGCGGAAAACTGATTTGCGAGTTTGTTTTCCTACTATTCAAAGTGTAACTTATATAATAAAGGCTGTACAATGGATAATGACTCAAGAAAAAAATTTctcaaattagaaaaaaaattatcgaaATGCTaggattatttttcaatattcaagtaatataGAATATGATTTACGAGATCCTTGAGAtgttaaatgaataattcatattatataccacttgaaagtaaataaataaatagatgagtatgtaaaaaaaaatactgaGGGGAGAAACCTAATGAAGCTCCTCCAAGATATCATTGGTATTTGAATTTACGAAATTTCAGAACTGTTAATTTACGGAATGAGaaatttctttcttcttcaatacaatacattattttgaattcaCCGTGTATggatattgttttgttttccaaaatgaaaataaatcaaaatcaacATTCATTCACGTTCTTGTTATGTACAcgctatatataatataactatatagtatatataaaaTGTATCAAAATTTTTCGATGAACCATAGTCTCTAAGAAAGTTTTGTTTGTTTGGCGGGCGGCAGCGCATATCAGAGAGTATTATGCTCGTTCTACTTGCTGACGTTGGCATCCTCAATACTTTCGTCGAGTTTGGCAACATATAGATCCGGATCAATCACCTGAAACAACAAAATGACATGTCATAGCTATAGCAGTTTGGCAGGCAGAAATCTACAAGAAAGTCTCAACTTCGTCTAACATGACAGCATAATACTGGCCTTAATCTAAGGGTCTCTTCAAGCTACAAATCTGCCAATCAGATTCGTAGCTTATATTTAACATAGGGCATATTTTAGCGTAGCATAGCTAAGCGTGAAGAGGTCTATAATCATCTTTGATCAAATAATTGTGATCTACGAGGAAAGTTTGAAGAGTTTTCAACTTGACAAAGAAGATTACCAGCTTACATGGAAAAGATTTGGTGTATCTTTTTTATCGTATTTAGTTTCCCACtgaaatttcattaattttgcATGTTACAGTAGTTAGTAAGTCGATATCATGTGCTGCGTCTGCTCGCATCAAACCGAAACTTGTTCAATTCCACCATGGTGACTGAGTGTGCCTTATAACAACACTGTGGGTGACATTATGTCAACAGTATGTTTGGCCCAAATACTGTATAGGGCAGGTTACTAAAGGTATTTTCACATAACGCTACGCTGAAATACGTCTTCGAAAGACGTAGCTAACATTGTAAGCTATATCAGCGTTCACATCAGCGTAGCGTAGCTTTCAATTTTGGGAGATAGGACGCCTAAGTCTTCTGAAGACGTATTTCAGCGTAGCTCAGCATAATgtgtaaaattgaaatgaataaaaaccaATAGATGTGAAGAGACCATAaaggtaggacatgcatgataaaaCATGTGTTTACatgcatttttatcatacacacacacacacggtcatcatgcatgttttgtcatcagcaagaggcttctaacataaaataaacaaccaataacaataaataaaccactgtaAAATTGCAAAATAATTGTGAtgatacaaatataaatttaaatctcaaaaattttGCTCGAAGCGTTCCGCTATGATGATACAATTAATGACATGAGTATATGCCATGTTCATGcttgtcctaccgttagtggccaggctaagtgccggttgcacaacagccggttaaattttaaccgtgattaatttcataaaaaccaatcagagaagccgtcttttctaaaagccttctctgattggttcttatgaaattaatcacggttaaaattaaacctgctgttgtgcaaccggcacttggcCTACTAAAAATGCGAACCCAAAATAATTTACAGTACTTCAAGAGTTGTGAAAAAGTAAGCTTGACTTAATGAGCTTCCTATACCAAATCAAGAATATCTCTTTCCAAATGTAACAGTTTTTAATAACTGATCAAATGtaaaattgcattttatttggTTAAACTCTTTCACTTTACTGACCTTTGGAATTGGCTTAATTTCAGTGCCCAGCTCCTGCTCAATACGATGCAGAGCGAAACGGTCCTCATAGGTGATGAGGTTGAGCGCTATTCCCAGGTGACCGAATCTCCCTGACCTACCAATTCGATGTAGGTAAGTTTCCGCCATTTTGGGAAAGTCAAAGTTGATGACCACATTCACTGCCTGCACATCGATACCTCGGGTGAACAAATCTGTAACACAAAATTCATTCCATCTAGAAAAAATTACGCTTCAACCAACTTACATTCTACTCTACAATAAAAGAGTACCGTAATCATAAAAACTCGGAGCTATTTCTTCCTATGAGCTATGCAGTAAATAAGGACAGTCGACTGTTGTCAAACATTTGGTGCAATGAGTTGCAAACGATTGGAGCTATATAAGTAACGCACGAGAtgacacttgttttcttggctCATGGTGCCAAGGACCACTTTTATTGAACTTGCTTTATGCCAAAGTAAGTAGGTTGCCTTCTTACAAAATCTTGATCCAAGGTTCAATGTTCACTTTTTCTTTGCAAGAGATCAATTCAGCAGGAGATACAAAAATTGTACCAAAGAGATTATCTCGATAATGTTGTTACACATGAAATACTCACATTCATGAGCATTGCATTTTCATATTAGAAACAGAATTTTAAGCTCAGACAAGATAGTCTGAGTAAtagtttcatttatttacttttgaacTATTCTAGTTTTCATctcgaatttaaaaattacaattttatgagGACAACGGGATAGTAATGGGGGTTCCTAAGTCTCTATCCGATTTCTTGTCCAACAGTGTTGGAGCAGTATTAAGACCAAGagtctttttttttttaagattacgtcctaaagactccagtcatggagtataagacaagtcatgttattacataataattctaacactaagtagttcaacctagtttaggtttgaaaggaattcttgtacactataaaaagctctatcaactaaatattttttaatttgttttttgaaaatcttcaaatcatcattacttttcaagatttgaggtagcttgttataaaatttcctaccaatataatctggtttttgttcaaataacctacaattgtgacccattatatggtaatctgctctgtttcgcgtattatactcatgaacatctgaatactttctctatacatctgagtgccttcttttgaatcttaaacaccctgtccatattttgttgagatgaattaccccatactaaaatagcatacctttttgttcaaataacctactattgtgacccattatatggtaatctgctctgtttcgcgtattatactcatgaacatctgaatactttctctatacatctgagtgccttcttttgaatcttaaacactctgtccatattttgttgagatgaattaccccatactaaaatagcatacctaatatgagatagtataagtccatggtaagcagttaacagtagttttttatcattcagcctagcaagctgccgcaggacaaataccccagatgatatcttattacatatcctctcaatgtaaggatgccatgttaatttcctgtccaataaaattcccaa
The genomic region above belongs to Nilaparvata lugens isolate BPH chromosome 5, ASM1435652v1, whole genome shotgun sequence and contains:
- the LOC111046603 gene encoding programmed cell death protein 2, encoding YVFPFEAPEVKESWGKEITAHKFGVKLCQVCGLKSLKNCSVCKETSYCTKEHQIYDWKAGHKKTCNNRAVILNSQVSFLFPEYEVQIESENCDDSDELNDSDEKILETVGEGSLSGVACDEELSKMALADEDKLFTKFQKRIKSQSDQVIRYERCGDPLWVTSQNIPAMEEVPNCQYCGGKRVFEFQIMPQLLCFLKADTIPGCESLDWGTVAIFTCESSCGSDQSQNAYKQEFALKQDYTV